GCTCTGGTCGTGCGCCGTCCAGGTGGCCACGCGCCCCTGGAAGTAGCTCAGCACCTTCTTCGCGGCGGCGGTGGCGGCGGCCTCGTCGGCGGCCACGATGTCGATGACGCCGTTGGCCTCCTGCACCTCGGTGGGGCCAATCTCCGTGGGGGCGTGCTTCCCGAGGCCGCCGTACTCGATCATCGCCGGGCCAGCCATGCCGATGTACGACGTCTTGGTGGCGATGGTGATGTCGGCGCAACCGAAGAGCGCGGCGTTACCGGCAAAGCAGAAGCCGTTGTTCACGGCGATACGCGGCACCTGCCCGCTGAGGCGCCCCCAGCTCAGGAACGAGCCGACGTCGAGGCCCGAGACGCCGGTGGCGATGTCGGTGTCGCCCGGCCGCCCGCCGCCGCCCTCCGTGTACATGACCACGGGCAGCCCCAGCTGCTCGGCCAGCTCGCACATGCGGTCCAGCTTCTTGTGGTGGTAGAAGCCCTGCGTCCCGGCCAGCACCGAGAAGTCGCCGATGATGACCACGGTCTGCGCGGCTTCCTCGCCCACGAGCGAAGCGTTGACCGACCCGATGCCCGTGATGAGTCCGTCGGCCGCCGTCTCGAGCTGCAGGTCTTCGTAGGACCGCCGGCTGCGCTGCGCCGCGACAGCCAGCTGTCCGTATTCCAGGAAGGACCCGTCATCCACGAGGTCGTGCAGGTTCTCGCGGGCGGTGCGGAAGCCCTTCTCGTGCCGCTTGCGCGCCGCCTCGCTGCGCGCCTCGTCTTCGGTGCGGGCCAGGCGCTCGTACAGCGCGCTCAGCTCGGGGCGCGTCTTCTGGGTCATGGGGCTGTCTCCTCGAGCATCGCTCGGGAGCTACTCTGCCTCCTCGCGCGGAGCAACACCCGCCAGATCGCGCGCGAGCTGCTTCTTGGCCGCCATGTCGGTGCCCCGCAGGATGTGGATGCGCTGCGCCTGCGGGCTGCCTGCGCCGTGCATGGACTCGGTCAGGTAGCCCACCGCGTTGCGGCCCAGGGTCATGTTCTCGATCAGCCGCATGATGCGCATGCGCTCCTCGGTGGGGATGTCGCCGCGCCCGCGCAGGTACTTCTCGATGAGCGGGCCCACCTCTTCGCTGCGGAAGTCGGCCTCGGACGGCATGGTCACCATCAGGCCGCCGGCCAGGTCCTGCGCCAGCCGCGCGATCTCGTAGGGGAAGCGCGTGACGTTGTGCTTGCACACGTTCGACAGCGTGGCGTCGTTCATGAAGATGCCGCTCGGGAGCTGCTTCGCCTGGTGCGACGACGCGATGCCGCACGAGTAGATGGTCTCGTTCAGGTGGATCATCTCCACCAGCTTGTCCTTGATGTGCGACACGTTCTCGACGCCGTTGCACTCCGCGACCGCGGCCGCGGCGCCGATCAGCACGTCGCCGAGGCCGGTCTTGCACACGTAGCTGGCGCGGTGATAGGCGGTGAAGCGCGCCACCATCTCCTGCGCGTACTCGTACTCACCGTCCATGAACACGTGCTCGTTGGGGACGAACACGTTGTCGAAGTGCACCAGCACCTCTTGGCCGCCGAACTCGGCGTTGCCCACGTCGATGCTGCCCCCCTCCATGGCGCGGCTGTCGCACGACTGCCGGCCGTACACGTAGGTGATGCCGTCCACGTCACCCGGGACCGCCGCCACCACCGCGTAGTCGCGGTCGGCCGCCGTCATGTTCATGGTGGGCATCACGCAGATCCAGTGCTGGTTCCAGCCGCCGGTCATGTGGGCCTTCGCACCGGTGATGTACACACCCTCGGGCGTGCGCTTGGTCACGTGCAGGAACATGTCCGGGTCGAGCTGCTCGTGCGGTCGCTTGCTGCGGTCGCCCTTCGGGTCGGTCATGCCGGCGGCCACCAGCAAGTTCTTGCGCTGCAGCTGCTCGAGCCACACCAGGAAGCGCTGGTGGTACGCGCTGCCCTTGGCCGCGTCGATCTCGAACGTGATCGAGTGCAGCACCGAGATGGTGTCGAGCCCCGTGCAGCGCTGGAAGCACGTGCCCGTGAGCTGCCCCATGCGCCGCT
Above is a genomic segment from Sandaracinaceae bacterium containing:
- a CDS encoding 4-hydroxybutyryl-CoA dehydratase; amino-acid sequence: MDQGNPTSWREPETAEARWARMPTITNGAEYIESLRGRGTKLYLFGKLVDEPVDHPIIRPSINALRASYDLAEAEPELATAHSPIVGKKVNRFLHIVESPDDLVAKNKMQRRMGQLTGTCFQRCTGLDTISVLHSITFEIDAAKGSAYHQRFLVWLEQLQRKNLLVAAGMTDPKGDRSKRPHEQLDPDMFLHVTKRTPEGVYITGAKAHMTGGWNQHWICVMPTMNMTAADRDYAVVAAVPGDVDGITYVYGRQSCDSRAMEGGSIDVGNAEFGGQEVLVHFDNVFVPNEHVFMDGEYEYAQEMVARFTAYHRASYVCKTGLGDVLIGAAAAVAECNGVENVSHIKDKLVEMIHLNETIYSCGIASSHQAKQLPSGIFMNDATLSNVCKHNVTRFPYEIARLAQDLAGGLMVTMPSEADFRSEEVGPLIEKYLRGRGDIPTEERMRIMRLIENMTLGRNAVGYLTESMHGAGSPQAQRIHILRGTDMAAKKQLARDLAGVAPREEAE
- a CDS encoding biotin carboxylase, with translation MTQKTRPELSALYERLARTEDEARSEAARKRHEKGFRTARENLHDLVDDGSFLEYGQLAVAAQRSRRSYEDLQLETAADGLITGIGSVNASLVGEEAAQTVVIIGDFSVLAGTQGFYHHKKLDRMCELAEQLGLPVVMYTEGGGGRPGDTDIATGVSGLDVGSFLSWGRLSGQVPRIAVNNGFCFAGNAALFGCADITIATKTSYIGMAGPAMIEYGGLGKHAPTEIGPTEVQEANGVIDIVAADEAAATAAAKKVLSYFQGRVATWTAHDQSALRDALPDDRRFGYNVRRVIETLADEGSFMELRRPYGRNVITGFMRLEGIPMGLVTSDCQHLAGAVDVVASEKTTRFVQLCDAFGLPLVVLTDTPGFMVGIDSERLGAVRRMSQLMVAGAGVKVPIVNIILRKAYGLGAMALAGGSLGKPVYTAAWPTGEFGAMGLEGAVQLGYRKELEAVADPREREALFQELLRKMYAQGKATESASFLEIDAVIDPADTRKTILRALLAARRGRARGQHHHA